TCCTAGGCCTTGCCCTTGGCCGGGGCCTGCGCCAGGAGCTTCTTGCGAAGCTCCAGGGCCTGGTTGCGGAGCTCTTCGGCCTTCATGATCGCCTCGCCGGCTTCCATGTTCTTGCCGACGTTGGCGAACGCCTTGGCCTGCTCACGATAGAGGAGGTTCTTGTACGTGATCGCGTCGAGGTATTCCTTCTCGATCGCGAGCGCCTTGTCGGCGGCGGCGAGCCCGCGGGCCACCACCTGCTCGCGCTCGTCCTGGGAGACGGTCGCTCCGCCGTGATAGGAGCGCGCCCAGCAGGCGACCGCGATCGAATACCACGCTTCCTTGTTGTCCGGCTCGAGCTGCGCGCGTTTGTCGAGATAGAGCAACCAGTTCTGGACGTCGCCCTTCTTCTGGTACATCCCGGCGAGCTGGCTGATCAGCTCCTTGTTGTCGGGTTTCTTGGCGAGCTCCTGCTCGAGAAACGCGATCGCCTTGTCGGCCTGGCCGGAGGAGTCGAGAAAGGCCAGGTAGTACTTCCTGACCTTGTCGGCCTGGTCCTCGTCCGGAGCCTTGAGCGTCAGGAGCTTCTCGAAGGCGAGAAGGCCCTTGGTCTCGTATTCCTTGTCCTTCGCATGGGTCGAACCGGGCTTGTAGAGCGCGATGTAGGACATCGCGGTCAGGTAGTTGGCCAGCCAGTCGTCGGGCGTGCGCTGCAGGATTCCCTGGTAGATCGGAAGGGCCTCTTCGTAGCGCTGCGCCTTGTAGAGCTCGTTGGCCTTGTTGATGTCGACCCGGTTCTGGAACGTCGTGCATCCGGTGGAGACGGTCACGACGGCGGCAATCGCCGCTCCCCCCACGAACACGCCCAGCCTCATTCGCACTCCTTCGGAGAACGGCATGATCCACGCCGACTCCGGGCTCGCGCCACCCGGGGGCCTTCCCACCGCTGCGCCTGCTCCGCAGCGCGCCCCGCGCGTTCGCGAGCGTGTCCACCCTGGCCTTCTAGACCCTTTTGGAGCCAAGGCAAAGGCGGATGTTAGCCCAATCCCCTTTTTCGAGCCAACCTCCCCGCACGAGGACCGCGGACGGGAGGTCCGGGGCCGCGCCGCCGTTGACCGGACGGGTTTTCAGGGGTATACGCGGCGCATGGCACGTCCGCGTGCCGTGGGGGTAAACCGCATGAAAAGACTCGTCTTGGCGGCAGCCGTGACCACCCTGTCCGGAGTGGCCATGGCCTCGACGGTGATCGGCCTGAGTCTCGAAGACCAGGCCCGGCTTGCGACCCAGGTGGTCGTCGGAGAGGTCCTCACCCTCGAGGGGGTCGACCATCCTGAAAACGGCCTCGAGACCGCGGTCACCGTCCGGGTGATCCGCAGCCTCAAGGGGGACGTTTCCCCGGGAGGGACGGTCACCTTCCACACCCGCTCCGGGGAGCTGGACGGGGAGATCTCGACGGCCGTCGGAGAGGCGGTCTTCCGCCCCGGCCAGAGGACCCTGGTCTTCGTCGAGTCGATCGACGGCCGGCTCTACAACCTCGGCCTCTCGTACGGGGTCTTCGACGTGCGCGAGGACGACCGAGGCCGGATCTCCGTCGTCCGCGCGATTCAGGACGGCCTGGACATCGTCGGCGACGGCCCCGGGGACGGACCGTTCTCCCTCGAGGAGATCGCCGCGCGCGTCGCCTACACCCGCAAGAACCCGCGCTTCGACCACCCGATGGTGCGCGAAGCCTTCGGCGAGGGGAGGTAGCCATGCGCCGCATCCACGTTCTCGTCGCCCTGGCCCTCGGGGCGCTCGTCGCGACCGACGCCGCCGCGTATTGCCTGACCGGGGTCCGCTGGCCGGCCTCGGCCGGGGTCTACTACAACCCCGCCGGCAAGATCACGAGCGGGCAGTGCATCAGCGCCTCCCAGATGGACTCCGCCGTGACCGGCGGCATCACCCCCTGGAGGGCGCTGACGTACGCCGGGACGACCGGCGCCGCGCCCAACAAGCGGGACGGCCGCAACGTCGTCGGCTGGGCGAAGCTCGGCGGCGGGACCCTCGGGATCACGAACTACCTCAGCAACGACCGGACGCGCACGGTCGCCTGCAAGGGCAACCTCTTCGCGAACCTCTACGAGGCGGACGTCCGGATCACGACGTCGTACCGCTGGACGGCCGGGGGAGGCGGCTGCCCCTGCGCGGCGGGGTCGGCGTTCTACGTCGACGGCGTCTCGGAGCACGAGTTCGGCCACGTGGTCGGTCTTTGCCACGTGAACCAACCCTCCTCGCTGATGTACCCCTCGTTCGGCGTCTGCGAGAACAAGAACAAGGGGAGCGACGAGACGGCGGGCGAGTCGGCGCTCTGTTACTGAACCGAGAGGGGGCGGGCACCGTTTCGCTGGCGCGAGACGGTGCCTGTCGCCATCTTCCCCACTCATGACCGACCCCTCCCCCAAAGGCTGGCGTGCGTTCGTCGCCGCCATGCGCTCCTGGCGCACGGCGTCGGTCGCCCTGCAGTCGTTCGCGTCGGGGCTCCCGCTCGGATTGATCCTGATCGCGATCCCCGACTGGATGCGCTCGATCGGGGTCGACATCAAGACCGTCGGCCTCATCACCCTCGCCCAGGCGCCGTGGTCCTTCAAGATCCTCTGGTCCCCGCTGATGGACCGATGGTCGCCCCCCTTCCTGGGGAGACGGCGCGGGTGGATCGCGATCGCCCAGGTCGTGCTCCTGGCCCTGATGCTGGGCCTCGCGGGGGTCGGCGGGCACCCCGACACGCCCTGGGTCGTGGGCGCCTTCGCGCTCGCCATCGCCTTCGCCGGGGCGACGCAGGACATCGCCATCGACGCCTACGCCGTGGACGTCCTCCGCAAGGAGGAGCACGGCGTCGCGGTCGGCGCGCGCACCGCGCTTTATCGCGCGGCGATGATCCTCGCGGGGAACCTCGCGATCTGGGCGGCGGCGTCGATCTCGTGGCCGCTCGTGCTCGTCGGGCTCGCGCTGATGTTCCTGCCGATGCTCCTCGTGGTCGCACGATCTCCGGAGCCGCCGGAGCCGGCGGTGGCGCCGAAGACGATCCGCCAG
The window above is part of the Candidatus Polarisedimenticolaceae bacterium genome. Proteins encoded here:
- a CDS encoding matrixin family metalloprotease, whose translation is MRRIHVLVALALGALVATDAAAYCLTGVRWPASAGVYYNPAGKITSGQCISASQMDSAVTGGITPWRALTYAGTTGAAPNKRDGRNVVGWAKLGGGTLGITNYLSNDRTRTVACKGNLFANLYEADVRITTSYRWTAGGGGCPCAAGSAFYVDGVSEHEFGHVVGLCHVNQPSSLMYPSFGVCENKNKGSDETAGESALCY